The Burkholderia lata genome contains a region encoding:
- a CDS encoding translocation/assembly module TamB domain-containing protein, with the protein MTKDPNDTPPPHDPDSPDGAPDAPPRAPRRGPVARIGRFVAWTLATLVLLVVLAVGLVLAAVTTEHGTRLAWQVAERVLGARLAGTLDGGSLATGVRLRGFAWTSPDGTGTEIRIDRLDGRWALTRAPWRLSIAYLRAGTIDVRIAPGPSTPSTTPQDLSLPLQLRIDDLRVDRLAIHDGGSTTQLDHIALNGRSDGRHHELVLDGVDTPYGALTARAKLDGVKPFALTGEATYAGKLSDEPVDARARVSGSLEALVADVDASGMKLNGRAHVEAAPFGAVPLTRASLAFDHVNPQALAPGAPAADLAVRAELAPVTAPAGAEPAKGFAVTGPVSVVNAKPGTLGDHLLPVIDAHANVHLDAHAQRIDALALKLIRDGSVTGNGTLAGGKGRFDLKVANLDLNAFVAELRPMRLAGPLGVTLAGDVTTVDFNLNDPKLALGARAKVALTSQQTVLTDARVTAGKGRVDLTGVFRHDAHSSYDAKATLTAFDPLLLAAASAPKAAGGKAPAKATKAPASRGETRVSGTLTASGAFAPQVSTKATFKLGDSLYDGVPLTGAGVVQLAGSRILPSNANLSIAGNHVDLRGSFGAPGDRLRFVVDAPQLDRLGFGVEGLVQAQGDLTGSFAHPNVTATYKAEHVVVGSNRIGAAQGRADIRDGAHGALVFTADASDIALGSLKLKSLRANLDGTRAKHTLDASALGMAGGRVIDVTLAANGGVVENRDGMRWDGTVTRLANRGTPAIALQSPLTVSAGAGRVTLGATRLTLEGAAIDLKSFVFDHGQMRSAGSVSGASVARFLEVRQELTGQRPPVRTDVVLDADWDFSLGANATGYVQVKRRGGDVTIESGRGIASLGLTDLSARASFTPGNRLNVTALAKANRIGTLDANVVVPFALRDGMFGVVNDGPLSGRIDADIPALKTTGNLFGPSYLLGGRAALKLTVAGTPVKPNLSGMLTGDDLSATLVDQGAQLKDGIVRIKLSENLVEFQQVEFHGGDGTLRALGRVRLDGEAPDLTASIVADKLELFAAPDRKLSLSGKATVANDGPRGALSIDGKFVVDRALFDLPEESAPHLSDDVVIMQPDGTVRGETPTGTAVAKPKPVEDKPAPSLAPRANIDIGLGNNFRFKGHGADLGLRGTITVMSAPGVPLRAVGNVRVTEGSTYTSFGRKLAIENGFFTFNGPVSNPGVNILAMRRNQEVEAGVQVTGTIQSLTVKLVSEPNVTDNEKLSWLLFGHGTDQGNNVGQQGTMTAALGLLGSVTGKRVAQTFGLDEVSVGRSEVGLTDPQVVLVSKAINERFVLGFEQGLQSASNAFKATINLTRFWSVSAYGGTFQGVDLNYTRRFDRWFGSDAARERRAEQP; encoded by the coding sequence ATGACGAAGGACCCGAACGACACGCCGCCGCCTCACGATCCGGACTCGCCCGACGGCGCGCCCGACGCGCCGCCGCGCGCGCCGCGCCGCGGGCCCGTCGCGCGCATCGGGCGGTTCGTCGCGTGGACGCTTGCGACGCTCGTGCTGCTCGTCGTGCTGGCGGTCGGCCTCGTGCTGGCCGCGGTGACGACCGAGCACGGCACGCGGCTCGCGTGGCAGGTGGCCGAGCGCGTGCTCGGCGCGCGGCTCGCGGGCACGCTCGACGGCGGCTCGCTCGCGACCGGCGTGCGGTTGCGCGGGTTCGCGTGGACGAGCCCCGACGGCACCGGTACCGAAATCCGCATCGACCGGCTCGACGGCCGCTGGGCGCTGACCCGCGCGCCGTGGCGGCTGTCCATCGCGTATCTTCGCGCCGGCACGATCGATGTGCGGATCGCGCCGGGGCCGTCGACGCCGAGTACGACGCCGCAGGACCTGAGCCTGCCGCTGCAGTTGCGGATCGACGACCTGCGGGTCGATCGCCTCGCGATCCACGACGGCGGCTCGACGACGCAGCTCGACCATATCGCGCTGAACGGCCGCAGCGACGGCCGTCACCATGAACTCGTGCTCGACGGCGTCGATACGCCGTACGGCGCGCTGACCGCACGCGCGAAGCTCGACGGCGTGAAGCCGTTCGCGCTGACGGGTGAAGCCACTTATGCGGGCAAGCTGTCCGACGAGCCGGTCGACGCGCGTGCCCGCGTGTCGGGCTCGCTCGAGGCGCTCGTCGCCGACGTCGACGCGAGCGGGATGAAGCTGAACGGGCGCGCGCACGTCGAGGCCGCGCCGTTCGGCGCGGTGCCGCTTACGCGCGCATCGCTCGCGTTCGATCACGTGAACCCGCAGGCGCTCGCGCCCGGCGCGCCGGCCGCCGATCTCGCGGTGCGCGCGGAACTCGCGCCCGTGACCGCGCCGGCCGGGGCCGAGCCCGCGAAGGGTTTCGCGGTGACGGGCCCGGTGTCGGTCGTTAACGCGAAGCCCGGCACGCTCGGCGACCACCTGCTGCCGGTGATCGACGCGCACGCGAACGTGCATCTCGACGCGCACGCGCAACGGATCGACGCGCTCGCGCTGAAGCTGATCCGCGACGGCAGCGTGACGGGCAACGGCACGCTGGCGGGCGGCAAGGGCCGCTTCGACCTGAAGGTCGCGAACCTCGACTTGAACGCGTTCGTCGCCGAGCTGCGGCCGATGCGCCTCGCCGGCCCGCTCGGCGTGACGCTCGCGGGCGACGTGACGACCGTCGACTTCAACCTGAACGATCCGAAGCTCGCGCTCGGCGCGCGCGCGAAGGTTGCGCTGACATCGCAGCAGACGGTGCTGACCGACGCACGCGTGACGGCGGGCAAGGGCCGGGTCGACCTGACGGGTGTGTTCCGCCACGACGCGCATTCGAGTTACGACGCGAAGGCGACGCTGACCGCATTCGATCCGCTGCTGCTCGCCGCGGCGAGCGCGCCGAAGGCGGCCGGCGGCAAGGCGCCCGCCAAGGCAACGAAGGCACCGGCCTCGCGCGGCGAGACGCGCGTGTCGGGCACGCTGACGGCGTCGGGCGCATTCGCGCCGCAGGTGTCGACGAAGGCGACCTTCAAGCTCGGTGACAGCCTGTACGACGGCGTGCCGCTGACCGGCGCCGGCGTCGTGCAGCTCGCCGGCTCGCGCATTTTGCCGAGCAACGCGAACCTGTCGATCGCGGGCAATCATGTCGACCTGCGCGGCAGCTTCGGTGCGCCCGGCGACCGGCTGCGCTTCGTCGTCGACGCGCCGCAGCTCGACCGGCTCGGTTTCGGTGTGGAAGGGCTCGTGCAGGCGCAAGGCGACCTGACCGGCAGCTTCGCGCACCCGAACGTGACGGCCACCTACAAGGCCGAGCACGTCGTCGTCGGCTCGAACCGGATCGGTGCCGCGCAGGGCCGCGCGGACATCCGCGACGGCGCGCACGGCGCGCTCGTGTTCACGGCCGACGCGTCCGACATCGCGCTCGGATCGCTGAAGCTGAAATCGCTGCGCGCGAACCTCGACGGCACGCGCGCGAAGCACACGCTCGACGCGTCGGCGCTCGGGATGGCCGGCGGCCGCGTGATCGACGTGACGCTCGCGGCGAACGGCGGCGTGGTCGAGAACCGCGACGGGATGCGCTGGGACGGCACCGTCACGCGTCTTGCGAACCGCGGCACGCCGGCCATCGCGCTGCAGTCGCCGTTGACCGTGTCGGCAGGCGCCGGCCGCGTGACGCTCGGCGCGACCCGGCTCACGCTTGAAGGCGCGGCGATCGACCTGAAATCGTTCGTGTTCGATCACGGCCAGATGCGCTCGGCGGGCTCCGTCAGCGGTGCATCGGTCGCGCGTTTCCTCGAGGTCCGCCAGGAGCTGACGGGCCAGCGGCCGCCGGTGCGGACCGACGTCGTGCTCGATGCCGACTGGGATTTCTCGCTCGGCGCGAACGCGACGGGCTACGTGCAGGTGAAGCGTCGCGGCGGCGACGTGACGATCGAGAGCGGGCGCGGCATCGCATCGCTCGGGCTGACCGACCTGTCCGCGCGCGCGAGCTTCACGCCCGGCAACCGGCTCAACGTGACGGCACTCGCGAAGGCAAACCGGATCGGCACGCTCGACGCGAACGTCGTCGTGCCGTTCGCGCTGCGCGACGGCATGTTCGGCGTGGTCAACGATGGCCCGCTGTCGGGCCGCATCGACGCCGACATCCCGGCGCTGAAGACGACCGGCAACCTGTTCGGGCCGAGCTACCTGCTCGGCGGGCGCGCGGCGCTGAAGCTGACGGTCGCCGGCACGCCGGTGAAGCCGAACCTGTCGGGGATGCTGACGGGCGACGACCTGTCCGCGACGCTCGTCGACCAGGGCGCACAGCTGAAGGACGGCATCGTGCGCATCAAGCTGTCGGAGAACCTGGTCGAATTCCAGCAGGTCGAGTTCCACGGCGGCGACGGTACGTTGCGCGCACTCGGCCGCGTGCGCCTCGACGGCGAGGCGCCCGACCTGACCGCGAGCATCGTCGCGGACAAGCTCGAGCTGTTCGCGGCGCCGGACCGCAAGCTGTCGCTGTCGGGCAAGGCGACGGTCGCGAACGACGGGCCGCGCGGCGCGTTGTCGATCGACGGCAAGTTCGTCGTCGATCGCGCGCTGTTCGACCTGCCCGAGGAATCGGCGCCGCACCTGTCGGACGATGTGGTGATCATGCAGCCGGACGGCACGGTGCGCGGCGAGACACCAACCGGCACCGCCGTCGCGAAACCGAAGCCGGTGGAGGACAAGCCGGCCCCGTCGCTCGCGCCGCGCGCGAACATCGACATCGGTCTCGGCAACAACTTCCGCTTCAAGGGCCACGGCGCCGATCTCGGGCTGCGCGGGACGATCACGGTGATGAGCGCGCCGGGCGTGCCGCTGCGCGCGGTCGGCAACGTGCGCGTGACCGAAGGATCGACGTACACGTCGTTCGGCCGCAAGCTCGCGATCGAGAACGGCTTCTTCACGTTCAACGGCCCCGTGTCGAACCCGGGCGTCAACATCCTCGCGATGCGGCGCAACCAGGAAGTCGAGGCCGGCGTGCAGGTCACGGGCACGATCCAGTCGCTGACGGTCAAGCTCGTGTCGGAACCGAACGTCACGGACAACGAAAAGCTGTCGTGGCTGCTGTTCGGGCACGGCACCGACCAGGGCAACAACGTCGGCCAGCAGGGCACGATGACGGCGGCGCTCGGGCTGCTCGGCAGCGTGACCGGCAAGCGCGTCGCGCAGACCTTCGGTCTCGACGAGGTCTCGGTCGGCCGCAGCGAAGTCGGCCTGACCGACCCGCAGGTCGTGCTGGTGTCGAAGGCGATCAACGAGCGGTTCGTGCTCGGCTTCGAGCAGGGCCTGCAGTCGGCGAGCAACGCGTTCAAGGCGACGATCAACCTGACGCGCTTCTGGTCGGTGTCCGCATACGGCGGCACGTTCCAGGGCGTCGACCTGAACTACACGCGGCGCTTCGACCGGTGGTTCGGCAGCGACGCCGCGCGCGAGCGGCGCGCCGAGCAGCCATGA
- a CDS encoding autotransporter assembly complex protein TamA — protein sequence MAGQSNQQAHTAHDAGPRVERNRAGAAARAARVTLAGCLAACFALPAHAKYNVDIDAPRSVRKLLKSHLDIARFAKRDDISDDQFDFLVTATPQQVRDLTATAGYFSPVVRTDVRTRDGKRDVRIAVDPGKQTIVSSVDLTFKGPIDTEDPKQEAATRFAFSLKPGDPFTQSDWDGAKGAALKQLQSRRYLGGKIASSEARIDPRTQRATLAVTFDSGPTFTIGKVDVDGVRRYPEKIVTNVNPLSEGEIYDVQRITELQRQLQNTPYYASVAIDVGDDTAKPERTPVHVKVSEFPYNNIRGGVGFATDTGPHVQGSYTYLDTFGAAWPLTVSGRLDQIQQYGQVQLSMPPGAKGWTNSVLASYTNTNVSDTRIYSARVGVQRTRTGQFIDYSYSLMYYQDRLDQNGAGPTTSRALVPQWAWTRRNVDDPLFPRSGNLIHAEAGFAIKGVATDQSFIRGYARGQQYLPIGKRDLFVFRAELGGVFTSGSSTGVPASLLFRAGGSNSVRGYGYQSIGNSVDGSVLPTKYLMTGTAEYQHWFNRDWGAATFFDIGTATDAWGERVFYPGVGIGARWRSPVGPINVDVAYGLRNHSVRPYLTLGIAF from the coding sequence GGCGCCGCGGCTCGCGCCGCGCGGGTGACCCTCGCGGGTTGCCTTGCCGCGTGCTTCGCGCTGCCGGCCCACGCGAAGTACAACGTCGACATCGATGCGCCGCGCTCGGTTCGCAAGCTGCTCAAGTCGCATCTCGATATCGCGCGCTTCGCGAAGCGCGACGACATCAGCGACGACCAGTTCGACTTCCTCGTCACCGCCACGCCGCAACAGGTGCGCGACCTGACCGCGACGGCCGGCTATTTCTCGCCGGTCGTGCGCACCGACGTGCGCACGCGCGACGGCAAGCGCGACGTGCGCATCGCGGTCGATCCGGGGAAGCAGACGATCGTGTCGAGCGTCGACCTGACGTTCAAGGGGCCCATCGACACCGAGGATCCGAAGCAGGAAGCCGCGACCCGTTTCGCGTTTTCGCTGAAGCCGGGCGACCCGTTCACGCAGTCCGACTGGGACGGCGCGAAGGGCGCGGCGCTCAAGCAACTGCAGTCGCGCCGCTATCTCGGCGGGAAGATCGCGTCGTCGGAAGCGCGCATCGACCCGCGCACGCAGCGCGCGACGCTCGCGGTCACGTTCGACAGCGGCCCGACGTTCACGATCGGCAAGGTCGACGTCGACGGTGTGCGGCGCTATCCGGAAAAGATCGTCACGAACGTCAATCCGCTGTCGGAAGGCGAGATCTACGACGTGCAGCGCATCACCGAACTGCAGCGGCAGTTGCAGAACACGCCCTATTACGCGAGCGTCGCGATCGACGTCGGCGACGATACGGCGAAGCCCGAGCGCACGCCCGTGCACGTGAAGGTCAGCGAGTTCCCGTACAACAACATCCGCGGCGGTGTCGGTTTTGCCACCGACACCGGGCCGCACGTGCAGGGTTCCTATACGTATCTCGACACGTTCGGCGCCGCGTGGCCGCTGACCGTGTCGGGCCGGCTCGACCAGATCCAGCAATACGGGCAGGTCCAGCTGTCGATGCCGCCGGGCGCGAAGGGCTGGACCAACAGCGTGCTCGCGTCGTACACGAACACCAACGTGTCGGACACGCGCATCTACAGCGCGCGGGTCGGCGTGCAGCGCACGCGCACCGGCCAGTTCATCGACTATTCGTATTCGCTGATGTACTACCAGGACCGGCTCGACCAGAACGGCGCGGGTCCGACCACGAGCCGCGCGCTCGTGCCGCAATGGGCGTGGACGCGCCGCAACGTCGACGATCCGCTGTTCCCGCGTTCGGGCAACCTGATCCACGCGGAGGCCGGCTTTGCGATCAAGGGCGTGGCGACCGACCAGTCGTTCATCCGCGGCTACGCGCGCGGCCAGCAGTACCTGCCGATCGGCAAGCGCGACCTGTTCGTGTTCCGCGCGGAGCTCGGCGGCGTGTTCACGAGCGGCAGCTCGACCGGCGTGCCGGCGTCGCTGCTGTTCCGCGCGGGCGGCTCGAACTCGGTGCGCGGCTACGGCTACCAGAGCATCGGCAACAGCGTCGACGGCTCCGTGCTGCCGACCAAGTACCTGATGACGGGCACTGCCGAATACCAGCACTGGTTCAACCGCGACTGGGGCGCCGCGACGTTCTTCGACATCGGCACCGCCACCGATGCGTGGGGCGAGCGCGTGTTCTACCCGGGTGTCGGCATCGGCGCGCGCTGGCGCAGCCCCGTCGGCCCGATCAACGTCGACGTCGCGTACGGGTTGCGCAACCATAGCGTGCGCCCGTACCTGACGCTCGGCATCGCTTTCTGA